Proteins co-encoded in one Streptococcus ruminicola genomic window:
- a CDS encoding DEAD/DEAH box helicase, translating into MKFTELNLSEAILAAVEKAGFVEPSPIQELTIPLALEGKDVIGQAQTGTGKTAAFGLPTLDKIDTSRNLVQALVIAPTRELAVQGQEELFRFGREKGVKVRSVYGGSSIEKQIKALRSGAHIVVGTPGRLLDLIKRKALKLEHVETLILDEADEMLNMGFLEDIEAIISRVPETRQTLLFSATMPEAIKRIGVKFMQNPEHVKVAAKELTTDLVDQYYVRVKEQDKFDTMTRLMDVDQPELSIVFGRTKRRVDELTRGLKLRGYRAEGIHGDLDQGKRLRVLRDFKNDNIDILVATDVAARGLDISGVTHVYNYDIPQDPESYVHRIGRTGRAGKHGQSITFVAPNEMGYLSIIEKLTKKRMKGMKPATADEAFKAKKKVALKKIERDFADEKIRNSFDKFKGDAVKLAAEFTPEELALYILSLTVKDPETLPKVEIAREKPLPFKPSGGGFNNRKGGRGNNGRGRDNRRGGRDRKRDDRDNGYRDFKRTSSKNKRDFQNKDNKRPHRTSSEKKNGFVIRNKGER; encoded by the coding sequence TTGAAATTTACAGAACTTAACTTATCGGAAGCAATCCTTGCTGCTGTTGAAAAAGCAGGCTTTGTTGAGCCATCACCAATCCAAGAGTTGACAATCCCTTTGGCATTGGAAGGTAAGGATGTTATCGGACAAGCGCAAACTGGTACTGGGAAGACAGCAGCTTTTGGTCTTCCAACTTTAGATAAAATCGATACAAGTCGCAATCTTGTTCAAGCTTTGGTGATTGCGCCAACACGTGAATTAGCGGTTCAAGGTCAAGAAGAATTGTTCCGCTTTGGTCGTGAAAAAGGAGTTAAAGTCCGTTCAGTTTACGGCGGTTCAAGCATTGAAAAACAAATTAAAGCTCTTCGTTCAGGTGCTCATATTGTTGTTGGGACACCAGGTCGTTTGCTTGATTTGATTAAACGTAAAGCTTTAAAACTTGAACATGTTGAAACATTGATTCTTGATGAAGCAGATGAAATGCTTAACATGGGATTCTTAGAAGATATTGAAGCTATTATCAGCCGTGTGCCAGAAACACGCCAAACGCTTCTTTTCTCAGCTACTATGCCTGAAGCTATCAAACGTATCGGGGTTAAATTCATGCAAAATCCTGAACACGTTAAAGTGGCTGCTAAAGAATTAACAACTGACCTTGTTGATCAGTACTATGTCCGTGTTAAAGAACAAGATAAATTTGATACTATGACTCGTCTTATGGACGTTGACCAACCAGAATTGTCAATTGTCTTTGGACGTACAAAACGTCGTGTCGATGAATTGACACGTGGTTTGAAATTGCGTGGCTACCGTGCTGAAGGAATTCACGGTGACCTTGATCAAGGTAAACGTCTTCGTGTCCTACGCGATTTCAAAAATGATAATATCGATATTTTGGTTGCGACTGACGTTGCAGCGCGTGGTCTTGATATTTCAGGGGTGACACACGTTTATAACTATGATATTCCACAAGATCCAGAAAGCTACGTACACCGTATTGGACGTACTGGACGTGCAGGTAAACACGGTCAATCTATTACTTTTGTTGCTCCAAATGAAATGGGTTACTTGTCAATCATTGAAAAATTGACTAAAAAACGCATGAAAGGTATGAAACCAGCTACAGCTGACGAAGCCTTTAAAGCTAAGAAAAAAGTTGCTCTTAAGAAAATTGAACGTGATTTTGCTGACGAAAAAATCCGTAACAGCTTTGATAAATTCAAAGGCGATGCGGTTAAATTGGCTGCAGAATTCACACCAGAAGAGTTGGCACTTTACATCTTGAGCTTAACCGTTAAAGACCCTGAAACTCTTCCAAAAGTTGAAATTGCGCGTGAAAAACCATTACCATTCAAACCTTCAGGTGGTGGCTTTAACAACCGTAAAGGTGGACGTGGAAATAATGGCCGTGGACGTGATAACCGCCGCGGCGGACGTGATCGCAAACGTGATGACCGTGACAACGGCTACCGCGATTTCAAACGCACATCATCTAAAAACAAACGTGATTTCCAAAATAAAGATAACAAACGCCCACACCGCACATCAAGCGAGAAGAAAAATGGTTTTGTTATCCGTAACAAAGGGGAAAGATAA
- a CDS encoding polymerase, producing the protein MVEKSVKEGNKDSVVIYRALYFLECCILFLAWFLKRYPFPQQVFLFMSSLSIIGGFAIYLWNFRRTGFSIAKILAGIFALAFMILLPPSGYLDTAIDDLSMIVFFLLSVSVDKDDDNLITALFYFKLVVAIMVLLAYNGHLIHDVSGIRPHTEIVRHSYGFMHLNSLGMFFITLIYDFSLLRKPYRFDGGIIMLLAALLVFSVTDSRTSFFIALGIILCYFLKPILSKIKVSGYVIMPFVIGMFALGLALPRYFTPDNPIFVTLNHLFTGRTGIGHAYLEQFGLNWMPRNIPTFTEINGVPMYDDSFYVDALLRQGIILFCMYPIFLLVQLKGKKFTLFHTLLFLLTFFIGTMEHYGASVEICTILLLNYFAVSGDKLGDKY; encoded by the coding sequence CCTTGAATGTTGTATTTTATTTTTAGCGTGGTTTTTAAAACGTTACCCGTTTCCACAACAGGTCTTCCTGTTTATGTCTAGCCTGTCAATTATTGGTGGATTTGCTATTTATTTATGGAACTTCCGTCGAACAGGTTTTTCAATTGCTAAAATTTTAGCTGGAATTTTTGCTCTCGCATTTATGATTCTCTTGCCCCCATCAGGTTATCTTGATACAGCAATAGATGATTTAAGCATGATTGTCTTCTTTTTATTGTCGGTAAGTGTTGATAAAGATGATGATAATTTAATCACTGCACTCTTTTATTTCAAGTTAGTCGTGGCTATTATGGTTTTATTGGCTTACAATGGACATCTTATTCACGATGTCTCTGGAATAAGACCGCATACAGAAATTGTAAGGCACTCTTATGGCTTTATGCATCTAAACTCACTTGGAATGTTTTTCATTACTTTAATTTATGATTTTTCACTGCTTAGAAAGCCTTATCGCTTTGATGGTGGAATAATCATGTTGTTAGCAGCTTTGCTTGTCTTTTCAGTGACGGATTCAAGAACATCATTTTTCATTGCACTTGGTATTATCTTGTGTTATTTCTTGAAACCAATTTTATCGAAAATTAAAGTTTCAGGATATGTTATCATGCCATTTGTTATAGGAATGTTTGCGCTTGGGCTTGCTTTACCGAGATATTTTACACCAGATAATCCTATTTTTGTTACATTGAATCATCTATTTACTGGAAGAACTGGCATCGGTCATGCGTATCTGGAGCAATTTGGTCTCAATTGGATGCCAAGAAATATTCCAACATTTACAGAGATTAACGGTGTTCCAATGTATGATGATAGTTTCTATGTTGATGCGCTTTTGCGTCAGGGGATTATTCTTTTCTGTATGTACCCAATCTTTTTATTGGTTCAATTAAAAGGTAAAAAGTTCACGCTTTTCCATACCTTGCTTTTCTTGTTGACATTCTTTATTGGTACTATGGAACATTATGGAGCAAGTGTTGAAATCTGCACTATCTTATTGCTGAATTATTTTGCGGTTTCTGGTGATAAGCTAGGGGACAAATATTGA
- a CDS encoding peptide chain release factor 3, which yields MTIQDDIKKRRTFAIISHPDAGKTTITEQLLYFGGEIREAGTVKGKKTGNFAKSDWMDIEKQRGISVTSSVMQFDYAGKRVNILDTPGHEDFSEDTYRTLMAVDAAVMVVDSAKGIEAQTKKLFEVVKHRNIPVFTFINKLDRDGREPLDLLEELEEVLGIASYPMNWPIGMGKSFEGLYDLYNKRLELYKGDERFADLEEGDKLFANNPFYQQVLEDVELLEEAGNEFSEEAILSGDLTPVFFGSALTNFGVQTFLDTFLQFAPEPHGHKTTEGNEIDPYDKDFSGFVFKIQANMDPRHRDRIAFVRIVSGEFERGMSVNLARTKKSVKLSNVTQFMAESRENVENAVAGDIIGVYDTGTYQVGDTLTVGKNKFEFEPLPTFTPELFMKVAAKNVMKQKSFHKGIEQLVQEGAIQLYKNYQTGDYMLGAVGQLQFEVFKHRMENEYNSEVIMTPMGKKTVRWIKPEDLDERMSSSRNILAKDRFDQPVFLFENDFALRWFADKYPEVELEEKM from the coding sequence ATGACAATTCAAGATGATATTAAAAAACGTCGTACATTTGCCATCATCAGTCACCCGGATGCTGGTAAAACGACAATTACAGAGCAATTACTTTATTTTGGTGGAGAAATCCGTGAAGCAGGTACCGTAAAAGGTAAAAAAACAGGTAACTTTGCTAAATCTGATTGGATGGATATCGAAAAACAACGTGGTATCTCTGTCACATCTTCAGTGATGCAATTTGATTACGCTGGTAAACGTGTGAATATCCTTGATACGCCAGGGCACGAGGACTTCTCTGAAGATACTTACCGTACGCTTATGGCTGTGGATGCTGCGGTTATGGTTGTCGATTCGGCCAAAGGTATCGAAGCACAAACTAAAAAATTATTTGAAGTTGTAAAACACCGTAACATTCCAGTTTTCACTTTTATTAACAAACTTGACCGTGATGGTCGTGAACCACTTGACCTTTTGGAAGAATTGGAAGAAGTGCTTGGTATTGCAAGTTATCCAATGAACTGGCCAATCGGTATGGGTAAATCATTTGAAGGGCTTTACGACTTGTACAACAAACGTTTGGAACTTTACAAAGGTGATGAACGTTTTGCGGACTTGGAAGAAGGGGATAAACTCTTTGCTAACAACCCATTCTACCAACAAGTCTTGGAAGATGTTGAGTTGCTAGAAGAAGCAGGAAATGAATTCTCAGAAGAAGCTATTTTATCAGGTGATTTGACACCAGTCTTCTTTGGTTCTGCCCTTACAAACTTTGGTGTGCAAACTTTCCTTGATACATTCTTGCAATTTGCACCAGAACCTCATGGTCACAAAACAACTGAAGGTAATGAAATCGATCCTTATGATAAAGATTTCTCAGGATTTGTTTTCAAAATCCAAGCTAACATGGACCCTCGTCACCGTGACCGTATTGCCTTTGTACGTATCGTCTCAGGTGAATTTGAACGTGGTATGAGCGTGAATCTTGCTCGTACGAAAAAATCAGTTAAATTGTCAAACGTGACACAGTTTATGGCAGAATCACGTGAAAATGTTGAAAATGCCGTTGCTGGTGATATTATCGGTGTTTACGATACAGGAACTTACCAAGTTGGTGATACATTGACAGTTGGTAAAAATAAATTTGAATTTGAACCACTGCCAACCTTCACTCCAGAATTGTTCATGAAAGTTGCTGCTAAAAACGTCATGAAACAAAAATCATTCCACAAAGGTATCGAACAATTGGTGCAAGAAGGAGCAATCCAATTGTACAAGAACTATCAAACTGGTGATTACATGCTTGGTGCGGTTGGTCAGTTGCAGTTTGAAGTGTTCAAACACCGTATGGAAAATGAATACAATTCTGAAGTTATCATGACTCCAATGGGTAAAAAGACTGTTCGTTGGATTAAACCAGAAGATCTTGACGAACGCATGTCATCAAGCCGAAACATTTTGGCTAAAGACCGCTTTGATCAACCAGTTTTCCTTTTCGAAAATGATTTTGCTCTTCGTTGGTTTGCAGATAAATACCCTGAAGTTGAACTAGAAGAAAAAATGTAA